The genomic segment ATCATGAACATTGACGCCGTTGATGATGCCCAGGACAATTCCGCTCATGCATGCCACCATGGCCGCAATGGCCCAGGATAGCGCAAAGACGCGCCGGACATGAACGCCCAGCGACAAAGCGGCCTTTTGATTATCGGCCACGGACCGCATAAAAATCCCCTGTGATGATTTTTTAAAAAACAATCCGAAGAGAATCAGAAAAATAACGCTGATGACCAGTGTGGCTGAATAAACCGGGGCGATGTAAATGGAACCTAAATGCAGTTCCAGTTCCGGAGGCAGAAATTCAGGATAGGTTTGCAGATTGCCGCCCCAGATCAGCAGGATGAGGCCTTTGAACATGGCGGACAGTCCCACGGTAAGCATAATGACAAAAATCAGTTTTTCACCGATAAGCGGCCTCAGAAAGAATTTTTCAATCAGGACGCCCAGGATAAAGCAGCCGGCCAGCGTAATTAAGAATGAAGCCGCAATCGGGAGTTTTCCCCAGGTAACAAGCGATAGAAAAAAGAAAGCGCCCAGCGCCAGCAACTCACCATGAGCAAAATTAAGAACGCTCGACGCTTTGAAGATCATGACAAATCCCATGGCGGATATGCCGTAAAGGAGTCCGACACAAACCCCGTTGACCAA from the Deltaproteobacteria bacterium HGW-Deltaproteobacteria-6 genome contains:
- a CDS encoding branched-chain amino acid ABC transporter permease, which produces MEFFLQLLVNGVCVGLLYGISAMGFVMIFKASSVLNFAHGELLALGAFFFLSLVTWGKLPIAASFLITLAGCFILGVLIEKFFLRPLIGEKLIFVIMLTVGLSAMFKGLILLIWGGNLQTYPEFLPPELELHLGSIYIAPVYSATLVISVIFLILFGLFFKKSSQGIFMRSVADNQKAALSLGVHVRRVFALSWAIAAMVACMSGIVLGIINGVNVHDLSAIGLKVFPVVILGGLDSIGGAIIGGIIIGLLETFTGGYLSPSLRDVVPYIVLVFILMVKPYGLFGLVEIERV